In Herbaspirillum sp. WKF16, one genomic interval encodes:
- a CDS encoding septal ring lytic transglycosylase RlpA family protein gives MRTISIGQYGRALRLAALALPALLAACSTAPPARQSAPQASAPAKAGGATRPNNAPALPAAGSGRGGYYKDDGPGDHIPDGLLDVADAEPQVEPVSRAASKPYVVFGKTYVPVTDTQPFIQRGIGSWYGKKFHGQKTSSGELYDMYKMTAAHPTLPIPSYARVTNLKTGKQVIVRINDRGPFHSSRIIDLSYTAALKLGYLGSGSSELEVERILPEEAQRMADARRNGTQVATADPLNAAAETGAGVSTGAVAINSVSAQNMAPQPTVAAVQPINATTSSSANGAGMAGGGGIINAVASGSAPSPAMPQAVPLSAGYYLQFGAYSQEANALQARDKLLPSLSGVIDSLQAVQVNGLYRLYAGPYATRPAAQNAALMVRQRSAGTPFVVER, from the coding sequence ATGCGAACAATATCAATCGGACAATATGGGCGCGCGCTGCGCCTGGCGGCGCTGGCGCTGCCTGCGCTGCTGGCCGCCTGCAGCACCGCGCCGCCGGCGCGCCAGAGCGCGCCGCAAGCGAGCGCGCCGGCCAAGGCCGGCGGCGCGACCCGCCCCAACAACGCGCCGGCGCTGCCGGCGGCAGGCTCGGGTCGCGGCGGCTACTACAAGGATGACGGCCCGGGCGACCATATCCCCGACGGCCTGCTCGACGTGGCCGACGCCGAGCCGCAGGTCGAGCCGGTCTCCAGGGCGGCCAGCAAGCCTTATGTCGTGTTCGGCAAGACCTACGTGCCGGTGACCGACACCCAGCCCTTCATCCAGCGCGGCATCGGCAGCTGGTACGGCAAGAAATTCCACGGCCAGAAGACCTCGTCGGGCGAGCTCTACGACATGTACAAGATGACGGCAGCGCACCCGACCCTGCCGATCCCCTCCTACGCCCGCGTCACCAACCTGAAGACCGGCAAGCAGGTGATCGTGCGCATCAACGACCGCGGCCCGTTCCACTCCAGCCGCATCATCGATCTCTCCTACACCGCGGCGCTCAAGCTGGGTTACCTGGGTAGCGGCAGCAGCGAGCTGGAAGTCGAACGCATCCTGCCGGAAGAGGCCCAGCGCATGGCCGACGCCCGCCGCAACGGCACCCAGGTGGCGACGGCCGATCCGCTCAACGCGGCCGCAGAAACCGGCGCCGGCGTCTCCACCGGGGCCGTCGCGATCAACTCGGTGAGCGCGCAGAACATGGCGCCGCAGCCTACCGTGGCGGCGGTGCAACCGATCAACGCCACCACCTCGAGCTCGGCCAACGGCGCCGGCATGGCCGGCGGCGGCGGCATCATCAACGCGGTGGCCAGCGGCTCCGCGCCCTCACCCGCGATGCCGCAGGCGGTGCCGCTGTCGGCCGGCTACTACCTGCAGTTCGGCGCCTACTCGCAAGAGGCCAACGCCCTGCAGGCGCGCGACAAGCTGCTGCCCAGCCTGTCGGGTGTGATCGACAGCCTGCAGGCGGTGCAGGTCAACGGCCTGTACCGGCTCTACGCCGGCCCCTACGCCACCCGTCCGGCCGCGCAGAACGCCGCCTTGATGGTGCGCCAGCGCAGCGCCGGCACGCCCTTCGTGGTCGAACGCTGA
- a CDS encoding SMR family transporter encodes MHPYLALGIAIVSEVIATSALRASDGFSRLWPSVLVVVGYGLAFFFLSATLKSIPVGIAYAIWSGLGVVLISLAAWLLFGQKLDAPAIIGMGLIVAGVVVLNVFSKASAH; translated from the coding sequence ATGCATCCCTATCTCGCCCTGGGCATCGCCATCGTTTCCGAAGTCATCGCCACCTCGGCGCTGCGCGCCTCCGACGGCTTCTCGCGCCTGTGGCCGTCGGTGCTGGTGGTGGTGGGATATGGGCTGGCGTTCTTCTTCTTGTCGGCCACGCTCAAGTCGATCCCGGTGGGCATCGCCTACGCGATCTGGTCGGGCCTGGGGGTGGTGCTGATCTCGCTGGCGGCGTGGCTGCTGTTCGGCCAGAAGCTGGATGCGCCGGCCATCATCGGCATGGGCCTGATCGTGGCCGGCGTAGTGGTGCTCAATGTGTTTTCCAAGGCCTCGGCGCACTGA
- the rsmI gene encoding 16S rRNA (cytidine(1402)-2'-O)-methyltransferase produces the protein MNQNLSAAASILSDAAQQNYPVSALYVLATPIGNACDITLRALHVLAMADAVACEDTRNTSQLLQRYGLSKPLLAAHEHNEREAADKIVERLRAGQRVALVSDAGTPAVSDPGARVVDAVRAAGLQVVPLPGASAAVTALSASGLADQRFHFVGFLPSKTRQRETALQELAAMQAALVFYEAPHRIVETLQSMLQVFGPGRQVVLARELTKLFESIHRCPLGEAPAWLEADANRQRGEFVVLVEGAPPSDGDDAEVERVLRILLEELPVKQAAALAAQITGQKKNALYERALEIRDGA, from the coding sequence ATGAATCAGAACTTGAGCGCAGCCGCTTCCATCCTGTCTGATGCCGCCCAGCAAAACTATCCGGTGTCGGCATTATATGTGCTGGCCACGCCCATCGGAAACGCCTGCGACATCACGTTGCGCGCCCTCCACGTGCTGGCCATGGCCGACGCCGTCGCCTGCGAGGACACCCGCAACACCAGCCAGCTGCTGCAGCGCTACGGCCTGTCCAAGCCGCTCCTGGCCGCGCATGAGCACAACGAGCGCGAGGCCGCCGACAAGATCGTCGAGCGCCTGCGCGCCGGCCAGCGCGTGGCGCTGGTGTCGGACGCCGGCACGCCGGCGGTGTCGGATCCGGGCGCGCGCGTGGTCGACGCGGTGCGCGCCGCCGGCCTGCAGGTGGTGCCGCTGCCGGGCGCCTCGGCGGCCGTGACGGCGCTGTCGGCCTCGGGCTTGGCGGACCAGCGTTTCCATTTCGTGGGTTTCCTGCCCAGCAAGACGCGCCAGCGCGAGACCGCGCTGCAGGAGCTGGCGGCGATGCAAGCCGCGCTGGTGTTCTACGAGGCGCCGCACCGCATCGTCGAGACCCTGCAATCGATGCTGCAGGTGTTCGGCCCCGGACGCCAGGTGGTGCTGGCGCGCGAGCTGACCAAGCTCTTCGAGAGCATCCACCGCTGCCCGCTGGGCGAGGCGCCGGCCTGGCTGGAGGCGGACGCCAACCGCCAGCGCGGGGAGTTCGTGGTGCTGGTCGAGGGCGCGCCGCCCAGCGACGGCGACGATGCCGAGGTGGAGCGGGTGCTGCGCATCCTGCTGGAGGAGTTGCCGGTCAAGCAGGCGGCCGCGCTGGCCGCGCAGATCACCGGACAAAAGAAGAACGCGCTCTACGAGCGCGCGCTGGAGATTCGCGACGGCGCCTGA
- a CDS encoding penicillin-binding protein activator translates to MFTGLKKMTVLAGFVGLAGGVAGLWLPAGSAAAADSVPLLAQAAAPALRADPAPPADPAAAPVPAQVRMALLLPNRGGMFGAAADAVRTGFLTAYSRQKANIQLAVIETGDTVQDMQRAYDDASAKFDILIGPLSRSAVTAVAQSGRVSKPTIALAQPDLPAEAEAQLPPMMLTVGLSIDDEARQVANWVEKEKAPGKIFAVATSVAWQKRAARSFQARARQLGLQVETLELTTPANALSAPGLAQLARRIEQERPALIFAALDSAQAVQLRSAVGAELPIYGTSQLNPFTLNRDNPNDKLPELDGVRLIDIPWQLEPDNVAVSRYPRPATGENDRPNPDLARLYALGIDAFRVAHEIAQQRSGFDLDGVTGRLNVNMIGGGATYFQRQETQAVFQNGLPVPTADQY, encoded by the coding sequence ATGTTCACTGGATTGAAAAAAATGACCGTACTGGCGGGCTTCGTCGGCCTGGCCGGCGGCGTCGCCGGATTATGGCTGCCAGCGGGTTCCGCTGCGGCAGCCGACAGTGTACCCCTGCTGGCCCAGGCCGCGGCGCCCGCGCTGCGCGCCGACCCGGCGCCGCCGGCCGATCCGGCTGCCGCACCGGTTCCCGCGCAGGTGCGCATGGCGCTGCTGCTGCCCAATCGCGGCGGCATGTTCGGCGCCGCCGCCGATGCGGTGCGCACCGGCTTCCTGACCGCCTATTCGCGCCAGAAGGCCAATATCCAGCTGGCCGTGATCGAAACCGGCGACACCGTGCAGGACATGCAGCGCGCCTATGACGACGCGTCCGCCAAGTTCGACATCCTCATCGGCCCGCTCTCGCGCAGCGCCGTCACCGCGGTGGCGCAGAGCGGTCGGGTGAGCAAGCCCACCATTGCGCTGGCCCAGCCCGACCTGCCCGCCGAGGCCGAAGCCCAACTGCCGCCGATGATGCTCACGGTGGGCCTGTCGATCGACGACGAGGCGCGCCAGGTGGCCAACTGGGTCGAGAAGGAAAAGGCGCCGGGCAAGATCTTCGCCGTCGCCACCTCGGTGGCCTGGCAAAAGCGCGCGGCGCGCTCGTTCCAGGCGCGCGCCCGCCAGCTCGGCCTGCAGGTGGAAACGCTGGAGCTGACCACGCCCGCCAACGCGCTCTCGGCGCCGGGGCTGGCGCAGCTGGCCAGGCGCATCGAACAGGAAAGGCCGGCGCTGATCTTCGCCGCCCTGGATTCGGCCCAGGCCGTGCAGCTGCGCAGCGCGGTGGGCGCCGAACTGCCGATCTACGGCACCTCGCAGCTCAACCCGTTCACGCTCAATCGCGACAATCCCAACGACAAGCTGCCTGAACTCGATGGCGTCAGGCTGATCGACATCCCCTGGCAGCTCGAACCCGACAACGTCGCCGTCTCGCGCTACCCGCGTCCGGCCACCGGCGAGAACGACCGCCCCAACCCCGACCTGGCGCGCCTGTACGCGCTGGGCATCGACGCCTTCCGGGTCGCCCACGAGATCGCCCAGCAGCGCTCCGGCTTCGACCTGGATGGCGTGACCGGGCGGCTGAACGTGAACATGATCGGCGGCGGCGCCACCTATTTCCAGCGCCAGGAAACCCAGGCGGTGTTCCAGAACGGCCTGCCGGTGCCCACCGCCGACCAGTACTGA
- a CDS encoding YraN family protein, with the protein MGLLDILRGGAPNDAADVRTSRQRAGDAAEDAALEHLRRHGLQLVERNFRCKGGEIDLVMRDGAALVFVEVRARAGSSHGGAAASVTPAKQRRLIVAAHSFLQRYSFPPPCRFDVVGFDGDRLEWLRNAIEA; encoded by the coding sequence ATGGGCCTGCTCGACATCCTGCGAGGCGGCGCCCCCAATGACGCGGCCGATGTCCGCACCAGCCGCCAGCGCGCCGGCGACGCCGCCGAGGATGCCGCGCTGGAACACCTGCGCCGGCATGGCCTGCAACTGGTGGAGCGCAATTTCCGCTGCAAGGGCGGCGAGATCGACCTGGTCATGCGCGACGGCGCCGCGCTGGTGTTCGTCGAAGTGCGCGCCCGCGCCGGCAGCTCGCATGGGGGCGCGGCGGCCAGCGTGACGCCGGCCAAGCAGCGCCGCCTGATCGTGGCGGCCCATTCCTTCCTGCAACGCTATTCTTTCCCGCCGCCCTGCCGCTTCGACGTGGTCGGCTTCGACGGCGACCGCCTGGAATGGCTGCGCAACGCCATCGAGGCCTAG
- a CDS encoding phosphoheptose isomerase, translating into MTNPRILAHFQESADLKLKAASVLAQPIEQAIELMFTALSNGNKILACGNGGSAADSQHFAAELVGRFERERLPLPAIALTTDTSILTAIGNDYSYMEIFSKQVQAFGQAGDVLLAFSTSGNSGNVLAAIEVAHERDMRVVALTGKGGGKIGKILNDTDVHICVPHDRTARIQEVHLVSLHCICDGIDVALFGDDANE; encoded by the coding sequence ATGACGAACCCTCGCATCCTCGCCCACTTCCAGGAAAGCGCCGACCTGAAGTTGAAGGCAGCCAGCGTGCTGGCGCAGCCGATCGAACAGGCGATTGAACTTATGTTTACGGCGCTGTCGAACGGCAACAAGATTCTTGCCTGCGGCAACGGCGGTTCGGCCGCCGACAGCCAGCACTTCGCGGCCGAACTGGTTGGACGTTTCGAGCGCGAGCGCCTGCCGCTGCCGGCCATCGCGCTGACCACCGACACCTCCATCCTGACCGCGATCGGCAACGATTACAGCTACATGGAAATCTTCTCGAAGCAGGTCCAGGCCTTCGGCCAGGCCGGCGACGTGCTGCTGGCGTTCTCCACCTCGGGCAACTCGGGCAACGTCCTGGCCGCCATCGAAGTGGCGCACGAGCGCGACATGCGCGTGGTGGCGCTGACCGGCAAGGGCGGCGGCAAGATCGGCAAGATCCTGAACGACACCGATGTCCATATCTGCGTGCCGCACGACCGCACCGCGCGCATCCAGGAGGTCCATCTGGTGTCCCTGCACTGCATTTGCGACGGCATCGACGTCGCGCTTTTTGGAGATGATGCGAATGAATGA
- a CDS encoding BON domain-containing protein, whose translation MNEARSLLVKMRRPLAAVALGGMLAVSLQGCFAVFAGGALATTFAATDRRTLGAQTEDKSIVVKGESRIPDVVAAGSHVNVTAFNRKVLLSGEVVDDASRQAAVRETKAISNVDTVFDELQVGPASSFGSRSSDALITSKVLASLVDDKDLYSSAFKVTTERGIVYMMGRVTQREGQRAAKIASGVSGVQKVVTLFEYITEEQLQEYQRKPAEENKSSS comes from the coding sequence ATGAATGAAGCACGATCGTTGCTGGTAAAGATGCGCCGTCCCCTGGCCGCAGTGGCGCTGGGCGGCATGCTCGCCGTCAGCCTGCAAGGCTGTTTCGCGGTATTCGCCGGCGGTGCGCTGGCGACCACCTTCGCGGCGACCGACCGCCGCACCCTGGGCGCGCAGACCGAAGACAAGTCCATCGTCGTCAAGGGCGAGAGCCGCATTCCCGACGTCGTGGCCGCCGGCTCGCACGTCAACGTGACGGCCTTCAACCGCAAGGTCCTGCTCAGCGGCGAAGTGGTCGACGATGCGTCCAGGCAAGCCGCCGTGCGCGAAACCAAGGCCATCTCCAACGTCGACACCGTGTTCGATGAACTGCAGGTGGGCCCGGCCTCCAGCTTCGGCTCGCGCTCCAGCGACGCGCTGATCACCAGCAAGGTCCTGGCCAGCCTGGTGGACGACAAGGACCTGTACTCCAGCGCCTTCAAGGTGACCACCGAGCGCGGCATCGTCTACATGATGGGCCGCGTCACCCAGCGCGAAGGCCAGCGCGCCGCCAAGATCGCCAGCGGCGTATCGGGCGTGCAGAAGGTCGTGACCCTGTTCGAGTACATCACCGAGGAACAGCTGCAGGAATACCAGCGCAAGCCGGCCGAAGAGAACAAGTCCTCCAGCTAA